One Acidobacteriota bacterium genomic region harbors:
- a CDS encoding aminodeoxychorismate/anthranilate synthase component II: MNEKALIPSKIFLIDNYDSFTFNLYQYLLILGSEVKVCRNDRFTLADIEAFHPTHIVISPGPGRPEDAGLSIIVIEEYVGRIPILGVCLGHQCIGVIFGGKVDGASSLMHGKISRIYHDGKTIYQGLSVPFEAGRYHSLAIQEEGLPSTLEISAYTIHGEIMGVRVKGAPVEGIQFHPESVLTPSGMQILTNFLLLPAADRK; this comes from the coding sequence ATGAACGAAAAGGCATTAATCCCATCGAAGATATTCTTAATCGATAACTACGATTCCTTCACGTTCAACCTCTACCAGTATCTTCTTATCCTCGGCTCCGAAGTGAAGGTATGCCGTAACGACCGATTCACCCTCGCCGACATTGAAGCATTTCATCCCACTCACATAGTCATATCTCCCGGACCAGGAAGACCTGAGGATGCTGGCCTGAGCATAATAGTCATCGAAGAGTATGTGGGAAGGATCCCGATCCTTGGCGTCTGCCTCGGGCACCAGTGTATTGGAGTCATCTTCGGAGGAAAGGTGGATGGGGCCTCCAGCCTCATGCACGGGAAGATCTCGCGTATCTACCACGATGGAAAGACCATTTATCAGGGACTCTCTGTTCCCTTTGAGGCCGGACGATACCATTCACTCGCCATTCAGGAGGAAGGGCTTCCTTCCACACTTGAAATATCTGCTTACACAATTCATGGAGAGATCATGGGGGTCAGGGTCAAGGGAGCACCTGTGGAGGGGATCCAGTTTCATCCGGAATCCGTCCTTACTCCCTCAGGTATGCAGATACTCACGAACTTTCTCCTCCTACCCGCTGCTGATAGAAAGTAA